GGACCGCGTGTAGGAACGCTTTCTCGACGGACATCGTACAGATTTCCATAAGCATCTCGATCACGTATTCGTAGGTATGTTCGTTGTCGTCCCAGAGGACCACCTTCCAAGGTCCTCCGCTTGACTTCGTGGTTTCCTCGGTGATTTCGTTTAAGTCAGGAGTTTGTGTGCTCGCCATCTTTCAACTCAAAGTCCGAGAAAATAAAAGAAGAATTTTGTCCGCTCTTCACTCTTTCGTCGCTCGTAATCGGAACGCCGATCAAAAACTTTCTGCTCCCCACTTCTTGACA
This window of the Leptospira stimsonii genome carries:
- a CDS encoding ATP-dependent Clp protease adaptor ClpS, which codes for MASTQTPDLNEITEETTKSSGGPWKVVLWDDNEHTYEYVIEMLMEICTMSVEKAFLHAVQVDQEKRTVVFSGEFEHAEHVQERILTYGADPRMSNSKGSMSATLER